The Mycoplasmopsis gallinacea genome includes a window with the following:
- the rplA gene encoding 50S ribosomal protein L1 gives MAKRISKKLEAARAKFDRTVAYDLEEAIKLAKETSYANFDASIDLAFNLNLDVRKADQQLRGAVLLPFGTGKSIRVLVATNNPESAKSAKEAGADIVIDGPALEQKIKEDDFDFDVMVADPAMMPLLGKYGKKLGPKGLMPNPKTGTVTPTPAKTVEELKKGKANYRTDKAGIVHSLIGKSSMPTEHLVENAKTLISLIRKLKPAAVKGTYMLNLTVSASMGPSVKIKLEK, from the coding sequence ATGGCTAAAAGAATTTCTAAAAAATTAGAAGCTGCTCGTGCTAAATTTGATAGAACAGTTGCTTACGATTTAGAAGAAGCAATTAAACTTGCTAAAGAAACTTCATATGCTAATTTTGACGCTTCAATCGATCTTGCATTTAACTTAAACCTTGACGTTCGTAAAGCTGATCAACAACTTCGTGGAGCTGTTTTACTTCCATTTGGAACAGGAAAATCAATTAGAGTATTAGTTGCTACAAACAACCCAGAATCAGCTAAATCAGCTAAAGAAGCTGGAGCTGACATTGTTATTGATGGACCTGCTCTTGAACAAAAAATTAAAGAAGATGATTTTGATTTTGACGTAATGGTTGCAGATCCTGCTATGATGCCATTACTTGGAAAATACGGGAAAAAACTTGGGCCTAAAGGTCTTATGCCTAACCCAAAAACAGGTACAGTTACACCTACACCTGCTAAAACAGTAGAAGAACTTAAAAAAGGTAAAGCAAACTACCGTACAGATAAAGCAGGGATTGTTCACTCTCTTATCGGTAAATCAAGTATGCCAACAGAACACTTAGTTGAAAACGCTAAAACATTAATTAGTTTAATTAGAAAACTTAAACCAGCTGCTGTTAAAGGAACATATATGCTTAACTTAACAGTTTCAGCATCAATGGGGCCAAGTGTTAAAATTAAACTTGAAAAATAA
- a CDS encoding chromate transporter yields the protein MFILILLLTIALLIFVCLSVFGGGQVFIPIFVWLWKTIANVFNLKMAQETIDNVIAATNSSPGIVSIKFALFTGYLISEGNWWGYLIMILTYIIFIFPAIFIMLLAMKYLKKFEQNRFLKSFLIIVKPVIAGILVALAIQLLIPIVAPGFTFNTPESYFSFNSDSVKKVFFSSWRLITLFIFIAVAFTTTSFILYKKYSSLYAILINIVLAFLLFQPWL from the coding sequence ATGTTTATTTTAATCTTACTTTTAACAATAGCTTTATTAATCTTCGTATGTCTTAGTGTTTTTGGTGGTGGGCAAGTTTTTATCCCTATTTTTGTATGACTGTGAAAAACAATTGCAAATGTGTTTAATTTAAAAATGGCTCAAGAAACAATTGATAATGTTATTGCAGCTACAAATTCTTCACCAGGAATTGTGTCAATTAAATTCGCTCTTTTTACTGGTTATTTAATTTCTGAAGGCAATTGATGAGGATATTTAATAATGATCCTTACATATATAATCTTTATTTTTCCAGCTATTTTCATTATGCTTCTTGCAATGAAATACCTTAAAAAATTTGAGCAAAATAGGTTCTTAAAAAGCTTTTTAATAATTGTTAAGCCTGTAATTGCAGGGATATTAGTAGCACTTGCTATTCAACTTTTAATACCAATTGTAGCACCTGGATTTACTTTTAATACCCCTGAAAGTTATTTTAGTTTTAATTCTGATTCAGTTAAGAAAGTTTTCTTTAGTTCGTGAAGATTGATTACTTTATTTATTTTTATAGCAGTTGCTTTTACAACTACATCATTTATTCTTTATAAAAAATATTCAAGTTTATACGCTATTTTAATTAATATAGTTTTAGCTTTTTTACTTTTCCAACCTTGATTATAG
- a CDS encoding chromate transporter, whose translation MTQIKPTIFKALLFILKLTFFAFGGGNALMPMIKKEAVESKKWITEEEFEKILIITNSLPGPSIIQSISYMCIKWFGFWKGIFLTIFAMLPHVLFAFGMFFVINLLPQKYLITFATSVIVTIIFIICNFAFHYIKQNIKQMNLYLWIGILLFSILFNLFIPAPFNLPVLAILSVLLIYICYYFVSLKVKKGDK comes from the coding sequence ATGACGCAGATTAAACCAACTATTTTTAAAGCTTTATTATTCATTTTAAAACTCACTTTCTTTGCCTTTGGTGGCGGAAATGCCTTAATGCCAATGATTAAAAAAGAAGCAGTGGAAAGCAAGAAATGAATTACTGAAGAAGAATTTGAAAAGATTTTAATTATCACCAACTCACTTCCTGGCCCTTCAATTATTCAAAGCATTTCATATATGTGTATTAAATGATTCGGGTTTTGGAAAGGAATATTTCTCACTATTTTCGCAATGCTCCCACATGTATTATTTGCTTTTGGAATGTTTTTTGTAATTAATTTACTTCCTCAAAAGTATTTAATTACTTTTGCTACTTCAGTTATTGTTACAATCATTTTTATTATTTGTAATTTTGCTTTTCATTACATTAAGCAAAATATTAAACAAATGAATCTTTATTTATGAATTGGAATCTTACTTTTTTCAATTCTATTTAACCTTTTTATTCCTGCCCCATTTAACTTGCCAGTTTTAGCCATTTTAAGTGTGCTATTAATTTACATTTGTTATTATTTTGTGAGCTTAAAAGTTAAAAAAGGAGATAAATAA
- the rplK gene encoding 50S ribosomal protein L11, producing the protein MAKEIQRIAKLQFPAGKAKPGPALAGVGVNMPEFTKAFNDATRDRGDEPVPVQITVYKDKTFEFKLFTAPASYKIKEAAKIQSGAANAKTTIVATISVDQLRAIAEYKLPDLNTDDVEAAMATIAGTAKQMGVLVEGYDDIFKAKAEAKAAAKAASAAKAKEAALAAAEEELVETKGQAIEVNVIKEKSEEGEE; encoded by the coding sequence ATGGCAAAAGAAATTCAACGTATAGCTAAGTTGCAATTCCCTGCCGGGAAAGCTAAACCAGGTCCAGCTCTTGCTGGAGTGGGTGTTAACATGCCAGAATTTACAAAGGCATTTAACGATGCAACAAGAGATAGAGGTGATGAACCAGTTCCTGTACAAATTACAGTTTACAAAGACAAAACATTCGAATTTAAATTATTCACAGCTCCTGCTTCATACAAAATTAAAGAAGCTGCAAAAATCCAAAGCGGTGCTGCAAATGCTAAAACAACAATCGTTGCTACAATTTCAGTAGACCAACTTAGAGCAATTGCTGAATACAAACTTCCAGATCTTAACACAGATGATGTTGAAGCTGCAATGGCTACAATCGCTGGAACAGCAAAACAAATGGGTGTTTTAGTTGAAGGATATGACGATATCTTCAAAGCTAAAGCAGAAGCTAAAGCTGCTGCAAAAGCTGCTTCAGCTGCTAAAGCTAAAGAAGCTGCACTTGCTGCTGCTGAAGAAGAATTAGTTGAAACAAAAGGTCAAGCAATCGAAGTTAATGTAATTAAAGAAAAATCAGAAGAAGGAGAAGAATAA
- a CDS encoding DUF4011 domain-containing protein, which produces MKVDIIETLTNKLLKIGLDNQNINFRETKTSTVKINYDLNAFLDSVEKKKSIYFEASKNDIKPILSEGPKHIILPAVGSKEEQSRILKNLSRKHATFIEENNINILYLAVGFVRWTEEDKFQTEHYAPLLFLPVKLIQKSIKSQFELLIEESNFIENLAFIKKIKKESSFDFSLIDKHHLENLSLAKYYEEYAKLFKKHLPNQKWTIVNDCYLSIFTDQNLYIINDIEQNQEKFLNNDFVKLIFGESANLEKFDFKDLSDKQVDLKLDPNKYWHFLPADISQEKAIQYAIDGKSYVLQGPPGTGKSQTIINIITELIARNKKVLFVSEKQAALDVVYNKLHSNGLSDFVLAIHKISDRNKKDIINDLHNSLENSRIISEVKQDFTETVKNSYTSAKEKLINYGELLLEIYQPLKVNLYQLIGRYFNLKKAQELIFKIHNISAIDDNLLNKIVLGIKKYEFSLKEIDYNSKNNPWYGFKNTTITNNQTNTLGNHFETVIQNFDPVMEEEFIKELHEFEKFIYLINLDWKSHTLNIEEDLRLLDYKNIKQHENEELKKELLKIFKTTVFNLDFSKYRDFEIKFRSSLKRIVSSEYSKLKNDLYDNRLDGNAKFSHERLVELAKMIEQIVLNEEKIKECIDKLSFIVPSKFDYEYTLQSLRWVFFHKNFPHIKNTILYKKSLPENKFETFINNSNDLLASLKEIQSNFDLSLINFYELPKDQVKKQFKSLLVQVYKNTLPIYINFLKSKKELLDLKLNDFIEKTDSKRIYKNLEDIFLRQFYKLLITDLNTKVNHTLGVKNDLVKLYKEEESKLEEIAIFKIKNNIKNSIIKTDANYEVSILKKEANKKNKFMPLRMLFSRIGNLITDIKPCLMMSPLSVSSYLKDTPVQFDAVIFDEASQVKPEFALASIVRGKQIIICGDKEQLPPTSFFERIGEDDTEYNENYEVTNLNDYDSILDVASSFLKTISLQNHYRSLNENLIYASNKEIYKNLISFPSNDLAQAKEALVYHKVNGIYKNSTNQIESDVVVNLVISLFKKYKDTKRIGVITCNISQQLLIEKKLYQQAANQIGIERYINNKDLFFIKNIETVQGDECDIAILNTIYGPGPDGIMRMSFGPINQANGYRRLNVAITRAREQMHIVTSIHGSDIIVDDSTSRGVKLLRNYLNLAEHGIDSKYDLLMNNSLFNEDFETEVYNELVKKGYSVQRKIGNSDFRIDLAVFDKENPDRFICGIECDGSKYLSSLSTRERDRVREMILNSRGWKLYRVWSADWFNNKDSELKKLVRFIEKAQNGQIANETQEINKAKSSIMQNLDETVIEQDLINSIFEEFPRYWNIKSDAFYTFYKEMYDPQNDSLPFDDKDIRMSILVDIINKYAPLHVRTLKQILASLPKKDFIEQPLKINKWLKDVLLDIPNEDDFKLGINNQNNIYLKENFFYVDNKEIKFRKNNIEYLETRKSNEFAPEEIQDFVYQTIIKSKVISLLGLQELFIELVGIKTVSPAIKKQIDLAVENLKVAGLIIENDEGVFSSSI; this is translated from the coding sequence TCCTGCAGTTGGTAGCAAAGAAGAGCAAAGCAGAATCTTAAAAAACCTTTCTCGTAAGCATGCTACTTTTATAGAAGAAAATAATATTAACATTCTTTATTTAGCTGTAGGATTTGTTAGGTGAACTGAAGAAGATAAATTCCAAACTGAGCACTATGCTCCGCTTTTATTCTTGCCAGTAAAACTTATTCAAAAAAGTATTAAATCTCAATTTGAATTGCTTATTGAGGAATCTAACTTTATTGAAAACTTAGCTTTTATTAAGAAAATCAAAAAAGAATCTTCTTTTGATTTTTCATTAATTGATAAGCATCATTTAGAAAATTTATCACTTGCAAAATACTATGAGGAATATGCAAAACTTTTCAAAAAGCATTTACCAAATCAAAAATGAACAATTGTAAATGATTGTTATCTTTCAATTTTCACTGACCAAAACCTTTACATTATTAACGATATTGAACAAAATCAAGAAAAGTTTTTAAACAATGATTTTGTTAAGTTAATTTTTGGCGAAAGCGCAAACTTAGAAAAATTTGATTTTAAAGACCTTTCAGATAAACAAGTGGATTTAAAATTAGATCCAAATAAATACTGACACTTTTTACCTGCTGATATTTCTCAAGAAAAAGCAATTCAATATGCTATTGATGGCAAAAGTTACGTGCTTCAAGGGCCACCAGGAACTGGGAAAAGTCAAACTATTATCAACATCATCACTGAGCTTATTGCTAGAAATAAAAAGGTTCTTTTTGTTTCTGAAAAGCAAGCTGCCTTAGATGTTGTTTATAACAAACTTCACTCAAATGGGCTTAGTGATTTTGTACTTGCAATCCACAAAATTAGTGATAGAAATAAAAAAGATATTATTAATGACTTGCATAACAGCCTTGAAAACTCAAGAATTATCTCTGAAGTTAAACAAGATTTCACTGAAACAGTTAAAAATAGTTATACATCTGCTAAAGAAAAACTTATTAACTATGGTGAACTTCTTTTAGAAATTTATCAACCATTAAAAGTTAACTTATATCAATTAATTGGTAGATATTTTAATCTCAAGAAAGCTCAAGAGTTAATCTTTAAAATTCACAATATTTCAGCTATTGATGATAACCTTTTAAACAAAATTGTTTTGGGGATTAAAAAATACGAATTTAGTTTAAAAGAAATTGACTATAACTCAAAAAACAACCCTTGATATGGATTTAAAAACACAACAATTACTAATAACCAAACCAATACCCTTGGAAATCACTTTGAAACAGTAATTCAAAACTTTGATCCAGTCATGGAAGAAGAATTTATTAAAGAGCTTCATGAGTTTGAAAAATTCATTTACCTTATTAACTTAGATTGAAAATCACACACTTTAAATATTGAAGAAGATTTAAGACTTTTAGATTACAAGAACATTAAACAACACGAAAATGAAGAACTTAAAAAAGAGCTTCTTAAAATCTTTAAAACCACAGTATTTAATTTAGATTTTTCTAAATATAGAGATTTTGAAATCAAGTTCCGTTCATCATTAAAAAGAATTGTATCTTCAGAATATAGCAAACTTAAAAACGATCTTTATGACAACAGGTTAGATGGAAATGCTAAATTTAGTCATGAAAGATTAGTTGAACTTGCTAAGATGATTGAACAAATTGTTTTAAATGAAGAAAAAATCAAAGAGTGCATTGATAAATTATCATTTATAGTTCCATCTAAATTTGACTATGAATACACCTTGCAATCACTTCGATGAGTCTTTTTCCACAAGAATTTCCCACATATAAAAAACACCATTTTATATAAGAAATCTCTTCCAGAAAACAAATTTGAAACCTTTATTAACAACTCAAATGATTTACTTGCTTCACTTAAAGAAATTCAAAGTAATTTTGATCTTTCACTAATTAACTTCTATGAATTACCTAAAGATCAAGTTAAAAAACAATTTAAATCACTTTTAGTACAAGTATATAAAAACACACTTCCAATTTACATTAACTTTTTAAAATCTAAGAAAGAGCTTCTTGATTTAAAACTTAATGACTTTATTGAAAAAACCGATTCAAAAAGAATTTACAAAAACCTTGAAGATATCTTCCTTCGTCAATTCTACAAACTTTTAATTACTGATTTAAACACTAAAGTTAACCACACATTAGGTGTTAAAAATGATTTAGTTAAACTTTATAAAGAAGAAGAAAGTAAGCTTGAAGAAATTGCAATCTTCAAAATTAAAAACAATATTAAAAATAGCATCATTAAAACTGATGCTAACTATGAAGTTTCAATTCTTAAAAAAGAAGCTAATAAGAAAAATAAATTTATGCCTTTAAGAATGCTTTTCAGCAGAATTGGAAATTTAATTACAGACATTAAGCCATGTCTTATGATGTCTCCTTTATCAGTAAGTAGCTACCTTAAAGATACTCCTGTACAATTTGATGCAGTTATTTTCGATGAGGCCTCACAGGTTAAACCAGAATTTGCTTTAGCTTCAATTGTTAGAGGGAAACAAATTATTATTTGTGGTGATAAAGAGCAACTTCCTCCTACAAGTTTCTTTGAAAGAATCGGGGAAGACGATACTGAATATAATGAAAATTATGAAGTTACAAACCTTAATGATTATGACAGTATTTTAGATGTTGCTTCATCATTTTTAAAAACAATTTCGCTTCAAAACCACTACCGTTCACTTAATGAAAACTTAATTTATGCTTCTAATAAGGAAATTTACAAAAACCTTATTTCATTCCCAAGCAATGATTTAGCTCAAGCTAAAGAAGCACTTGTATATCACAAAGTCAATGGTATTTATAAAAACTCAACTAACCAAATTGAAAGTGATGTGGTTGTAAATTTAGTTATTTCATTATTTAAAAAATACAAAGATACCAAAAGAATTGGTGTTATTACATGTAATATTTCACAGCAACTTCTTATTGAGAAAAAACTTTACCAACAAGCAGCTAACCAAATCGGAATTGAAAGATACATCAATAATAAAGATTTATTCTTTATTAAAAACATCGAAACAGTGCAAGGGGATGAATGCGATATTGCCATTTTAAATACCATTTATGGACCTGGTCCTGATGGAATTATGAGAATGAGCTTTGGACCAATTAACCAAGCAAATGGGTATAGACGGCTAAATGTCGCTATCACCAGAGCAAGGGAACAAATGCACATTGTTACCTCAATTCATGGAAGCGACATTATTGTTGATGATTCAACAAGTAGAGGAGTTAAATTATTACGTAACTACTTAAATTTAGCTGAGCACGGAATTGATTCAAAATATGATTTACTTATGAATAATTCATTATTTAATGAAGATTTTGAAACTGAAGTGTACAATGAACTTGTGAAAAAAGGATATTCAGTTCAAAGAAAAATTGGAAATTCTGACTTTAGAATTGATTTAGCTGTCTTTGATAAAGAAAATCCAGATCGCTTTATTTGTGGTATTGAATGTGATGGTTCAAAATATCTTTCTTCACTTTCAACTCGTGAACGTGATAGAGTGAGAGAAATGATCTTAAATTCTCGTGGTTGAAAATTATACAGAGTATGATCAGCTGACTGATTTAATAACAAAGATAGCGAGCTTAAAAAGTTAGTTCGGTTCATTGAAAAAGCTCAAAATGGCCAAATTGCTAATGAAACTCAAGAAATTAATAAAGCTAAAAGTTCAATTATGCAAAACCTTGATGAAACTGTAATTGAACAAGATTTAATTAATTCAATTTTTGAAGAATTTCCAAGATATTGAAACATCAAATCTGATGCATTTTACACTTTCTACAAAGAAATGTATGATCCACAAAATGATAGCTTACCATTTGATGATAAAGACATTAGAATGTCAATTTTAGTGGATATTATTAACAAATATGCACCACTGCACGTAAGAACTTTAAAACAAATTCTTGCTTCACTTCCTAAGAAAGACTTCATTGAGCAACCTTTGAAAATTAATAAATGACTTAAAGATGTGCTTTTAGATATTCCAAATGAAGATGATTTCAAATTAGGAATTAATAATCAAAATAACATCTACTTAAAAGAGAACTTCTTCTATGTAGATAATAAGGAAATTAAATTTAGAAAAAATAACATTGAGTACTTGGAAACAAGAAAAAGTAATGAATTTGCTCCTGAAGAAATTCAAGATTTTGTTTACCAAACAATTATTAAATCTAAAGTAATTTCACTTCTTGGACTTCAAGAACTCTTTATCGAACTTGTTGGAATTAAAACTGTTTCACCAGCTATTAAAAAACAAATTGATTTAGCGGTAGAAAACCTTAAAGTTGCCGGTTTAATTATTGAAAATGATGAAGGTGTTTTCTCAAGTTCAATTTAG